The Branchiostoma lanceolatum isolate klBraLanc5 chromosome 3, klBraLanc5.hap2, whole genome shotgun sequence DNA segment ttgacaactttcaatgacaattgcacaaatgttttcagaatgaggaaaatattcttCTATCGATAgcgtaggcttattagcatatcatcatcatgaccTTCTAAGCACCGCCGGAGCCGGTTTCTCTTCACTCACAGAGAGGAACCATCACGGCCCCCAGCTGAAGCGGCGCAGGCCCGGGTTGGAAGGTGGTCTGGGTCGGTTAGTGGAAAAAACGACATATGACGCTTATTTCCTCTTTAGACCGGTAACGAATTACGATTAACCGACACACGCCGGTTAAGTGACTCCAGTCGGTTAAAACAACACGAGTTTAGAGTGGgccttagaccaactaggaggaccagacaaagctagattcggtggtAGTGCGATGGCCAACATATTAGTATGGATCGTATGTTTTTTTAGTATTGAATCCTATGTATTTCATGTTGTTATgcgaacaaaaacaaaaccagtGCTGTCCGACGCTAGGTAGGGCAGAGGAGGGGTGTGCTACTCATATCTAACAGGgatcgaaatacttttttggggttacttgcaaaattgcaagttggcaaaaatgtttcttgcaatttgaaaagtcAACTTGCAATATTAAAGTCGGTATGTAACTGGttttgctgtacatacatactcagTCTGACGTTgcaacttttatagcattatAACTTAAGACCACTATATATGGTTGGaggtaaacacaaaagctcaaTAGTAAACACAAAAATAGTTTATTATCACAACATAAAGATTGAAAAAATTCAGCTTAGCAGAATTTGTAATGTAGCAGCAACAATAACAAGATAACTTAATTTTTCACCTACAAATAAACTAGTGACGTTTTGTGGTTTCGTCTTTTTTCAGGGCAAATctcacgatctatgaagggttttagatggtttagaaaaaaatctttgGTCTATGAGTTTCTATTTCAAATTCACTGTATTTCATGGGGGCTTTGGGGTgatagtgtgtttgtgtgtaacgAGAGTAGCTTGTTCCCAGGTACTCATGGtttaattttttattatttttaacttgcaaaattgcaagttcatattaattttacttgcaaatcttgaaaatcacttTCAAGTTGCTCAattgtatttcgaaccctgtCTAACATGTATTGTGCCACAGGGCTCCAAATTGATATGGGCATGAAGTCCCAAGGCCTAGCAAAAACTATTTTGCTAGGCCTTGGGACATCATGTCCATGTGATCCATGAATGAAAAgaagttttgaatttgatatagatttattaggactcaaatgactgtgtatctctgctatattgtatctgacccttacatgtacctcttccctcatgacctcatgAATaagcaaaggttcaaacaaaacaaacaaacattctaTTCCTGAATGTACTGATTGctggaattgttttttttaatcaacagTTTGTATTAGAGCCATGAATCTTTTTTACCTAGAGGTAGTTTTTAGAGGTGTTAAGCCCCTATATGTATCTTAACTCAACCTGCGGCATGTTGCATGAAAACAGTCCACAGCAGCTATTGAACTTTGATGTATTCCAATAACATGTCCAAGGAATGTACATATGGCTGGCCTTCAACTGTTTTCAGGATATGGGACAGACAAAGCATGTGTGCAGCCAAGCGAACATTGCTTTAGTTTGTTTTGAGTTTTGGAAACTCATTTGGGTGTTTGATGTGTCAATCCTGATCTGCAGGATATGAAGTTCAAACAAGGTGAAGGATGCTTGCAATTTGTCACAGTCTAAATCTCATCATGGATAGTTCCCTGTGTGTCACATATAATGGAATGCaaactgcttttttttttagacaGACTGAAACATAGCTGTCATGGATACTTGGTCACCAGTATTTTTCTGAATATATGGTTTATATGGTTAAGTATATTTCACTTCAAGCAAATGGCCTGGCCCAGAACAATTTAGCACATGGCTTTGCCTATACCTCCCAAACAAGGACAGTCTTCTTGAAGAtgggatttacatgtacatattcagaAATATGTGATGTAATAATGATATATACCCTTGTTCTTGTCAGCATGGAATTGAAATAGACTTTGAAATGCATGCCAATCCAGTTCACCTTAATTTGCTATCAACTGTTGTTAATCTAAGTATGGAAGTTCTGATGTGTGACTTACCAGTTCTGTTTCTCTTGACAGGTTTATACCGGCTCCATGTCAGTCCTGTCAAGATGTCAAGCAAGAAGACGTACTGGACATGCATGTTATATTAGATAGAGAGAAGGTGCTTTACAGTGTCTGGAACACAATGTGTACATCCTAGAAAGTGTTATAATTCTTGGCCAAACTGAGCATTGATTGAAGGAACTCAGTCAAGATGCCACCCACTCCTGAAACTTGTGGCAAAGCCAGAAGCTCCCAGTTGTCTTCACATAAGAAAGGATGTAAAGTACAGAAAGCCCCCACTGGTCAGCAATCCACCGTGAAGGTCAGGAAGTGCTCGTTACGTCTTAGAAACCAGGAGAGCAGCCAGACCAAGAAACCTGAAGGTTTCTCTGAGGTTCTTAAGAGCATGGCTGAAGATGTGAGAAGAGGTAGTTCCAAGGGTGAAAGTTTGACTGAGGGAGCAAAAGGGTTGGACCAAACAGATAGAAGTTCTGAGCTGACCAAAATATCAAGGACTGGCAACAGAAAAGATAATAAACAAGATCATGTTACCAACAATAGAACTACTCAGGTATCTAGTCATGGGAAGTTCGCTGCGGTGGATTCAAGACAGAGGACACTAAGGAACTCATTAAAGGTGGGTCCCAGCAACAAGGAAAAGCCTGATATGTGCCAGGAGAAAACCTCCATTAGAAATGGTCAATTGAAAAGCTCTAGTTCAGGTACAAGTCTTGAAGGAAACCTGGCAAACCATCGCACAGAGCCAAAGAAAGTCCCAAAAGCACGTACCAAAAGTCTCTTGTCCATGAGGGTTGCCTTAACTGATGTAGAGCTGGGCTCTACAGAGGACAACACACTTTTCAAGACTGGTGTGGAGAGGAAGAAAGATCCACCTTCTTCCCCTGGCTACACTGTAGTAAATGCACCAAAGAACAGAAACACTAATGTAAAGGGAGCATTTCCATACACTGGAATTGGCAGACCCTCCAAACACAACATACCAACAGTCTCCATAACCCCTGGGTTGAATAGCAGTGTTAGCCATACGATTGCAAAAGACAAGGATGGCAATAAAGCTAATGGCATGGAGGTTCAAACATGCAAGATTGCCAAGCTGCGGGGAAATGGGTCAGCCATAGAGTGGATTCAGGTAGATCTGACAGAGGCAAGCATAAATGACTACATCAAATCCAAGAAAGCAAAGCTGGCAGAAGATGAGAAGGCGGCTTATGGAGGTAGGAAGAAGGAAAAAACCTACTATGTAACAGGAAATGTTGTGGAGACTTCTGTCAGGCAAGGGTGCAATAAAAAAGTAGTCCCAAAGAACGCTAGTAAAACTAACCATTCATCGAAAACAGTCCATGTATCTGAGAATGTTGGGAACAGTAGGAATAGAAACAAACAGAGTGTGTTCAAGGTTGTTCCAGATGATAATAAGAAGGCTAGGCAACAGACAGTTGTCATGACCCCAAAGAAGATGTTTTCCTGCATACATACTGACTGTACGTTCAGCACAGACTATGAATCTCGTCTGAAAAGGCATCTCAGATCTCATGGTTCAGCAACAGCCAACGCAACAGACTGCCCACAATATGATCCGAAAGAGAAGACACTGCACCAAACGAACACCTTGGCCGATGATATTGATACTACTGTTGAAACCATAACACTTGATGATGAGATTAAAAGCAAACCAAACAATTGTGAAGGCCAGAAGGTGATGCATAAAAAGGAGCAAGGGCAGACTAGTGTGAGGGAGGCACACATCAAGGAACCCCACCCAGAAGTCAGAGGGCAACAACAGGGTATTGGTGAAATGGAGGGTAAGCCTGAAAATAATCAACAAAGGGACAATGAGAAGGAAAAACACTTAGAAAGAGTTGTCCAAGCCTTAGAAGAAGATGAGGTAAACAGTAAAGTAGAACAGGTGCCTTTGCAAAACAGTGGGAAAGAAAACCACTCAGAAACAGTTCTTCAAGCCATAGAGCAAGACCAGGTAAAAGATGAGGTGAAGGTAATGTCTGTTATCCATGAACAAGAAACAAGTGGTAAAAAAACCAACTCAGAAACAACTGTTGAAAAGCAACATCAACTGAAGGTGCAAAAGGAATCTGTAGTCAGTCAAAAAGAAATCCCTACAATAGAAACTGACTCAGAAATAGTTCAACAAGTAGAGCAGCAACAGACAACACTTGAAGATGATGACAATGCTGTCATCAACCAGCAAGAAACTGCCGGGACTGAAACTGACTCAGAAAAAGTTGCACAAGACAagcatcaacaacaaaaaatgcttGAAGAGGATAGCACTGttgtagaaaaacaacaagaatcTACCAGGAAAGAACATCACTCAGAAAAAGTTGTACAAGACAGGCAACAACAACAGGTAGCACTTGAAGAGGATGACATTGATGTAGTCAACCAGCAAGGATCTACTGTAAAAGAAACTGACTCAGAAGCAGTTGAACAAGTAatgcaacaacaacagacaacacTTAAAGATGATTACTCTGCTGTCACCAACCAGCAAGAAACTGCCGGGAATAAAACTGACTCAGAAACGGTTGTACAAGacaggcaacaacaacaacagatgatGCTTGAAGAGGATATCACTGccgtaaaaaaacagcaagAACCTGCCGGGAATCAAACTGACTCAGAAATAGTTGTACAAGACAGGCAACAACAACAGGTAGCACTTGAAGAGGATGACACTGCAGCTGTAGTCAACCAGCAAGAAACTGCCAGGAATGAAAGTGACTTAGAAACAGTTGTACAAGTCAGGCAACAACAACAGGTAGCACTTGAGGAGGATGACATTGATGTAGTCTACCAGCAAGGATCTACTGCAGAAGAAACTGACTCAGAAACAGTTGTACAAGTCAGGCAACAACAACAGGTAGCACTTGAGGAGGATGACATTGATGTAGTCTACCAGCAAGGATCTACTGCAGAAGAAACTGACTCAGAAACAGTTGTACAAGACAGGCAACAACAACAGGTAGCACTTGAAGAGGATGACACTGCAGCTGTAGTCAACCAGCAAGAAACTGCCAGGAATGAAAGTGACTTAGAAACAGTTGTACAAGTCAGGCAACAACAACAGGTAGCACTTGAGGAGGATGACATTGATGTAGTCTACCAGCAAGGATCTACTGCAGAAGAAACTGACTCAGAAACAGTTGTACAAGTCAGGCAACAACAACAGGTAGCACTTGAGGAGGATGACATTGATGTAGTCTACCAGCAAGGATCTACTGCAGAAGAAACTGACTCAGAAACAGTTGTACAAGACAGGCAACAACAACAGGTAGCACTTGAAGAGGATGACGCTGCAGCTGTAGTCAACCAGCAAGAAACTGCCAGGAATGAAAATGAGTCAGAAACAGTTGTACAAGTCaggcaacaacaacagataaTGCTTGAAGAGGATGACACTGCTGTAAATGAACAGCAAGAAACTGTCAGGAAAGAAACTGACTCAGAAAAAGATGTACATCTCAGGCAACAACAACAGGTAGCACTTGGAGAGGATGACATTGCTGCAGTCGACCAGCAAGAAACCACTGGGAAAGAAACTGACTCAGAAGCAGTTGAACAAgtaaagcaacaacaacagataaTGCTTGAAGAGGATGGCACGGCTGTAATCAACCAGCAGGAAACTAACGGGAGAGAAACTGACTCAGAAACATTTGTACAAgacaagcaacaacaacaacagatgatGCTTGAAGAGGATATCACTGccgtaaaaaaacagcaagAACCTGCCGGGAAAGAACATCACTCAGAAACAGTTGTACAAGACAGGCAACAACAACAGGTAGCACTTGAAGAGGGTGACACTGCAGCTGTAGTCAACCAGCAAGAAATCACTGGGAAAGAAACTGACTCAGAAAAAGTTGTACAAGACaggcaacaacaacagataaTGCTTGAAGAGGATGACACTGCGGTAATCAACCGGCAAGAAACAAACAGGGAGGAAACTGACCCGAAAACATCTGCAGAAGACACAGAACCAATTAAGGTAGTGAGTGAAGACAAAGACATTCCAGTAATCCACCAGCTAGAAACTATTAAAGAAGAAGACAATTCTGAAATGGCTGTCGGAGATCATCAGGAGGTAGAAGAAGATAAAGATGTGCCTGTAGTCTCCCAGCAGGAAACGGACATTGCAGATCCTAGTTTGGAAGTGCCATTAGAATGTGATGGACAGACGGATTCAGCAGACAGGGTGGGATGTGTTACTGATGATGATAGTGAAGCAACTGATGTGTACAGCTTCACAGAAGACAACAGCACACACGGGATGGATGTTGAGTTGGGCACAATGAAAACCTTCCCTGACCCTGTTCAACAGCACTCTGTGACTGTGGGGCAAGTGCAATCAACTGATGTTGGTCAGTTTGTTCAAACTTCAACAGATACAAATATTACTGTCCCAGATGACCAATCTGATGAAGAATGTCAGGATGCAGAAACAGCATCAGTGGAAGCATCATCAACAGCAACAGACACAAGCCAAGGAGAAACTGTCATGACAGAGGTATCACATGTGGAGGGTAGAAGTCAAGAGGACACAATGATGAAGGAAACACCATCTTTGGGAGGTACAAAATCAAGTCGAGATGATACAATAACAGGGGAAGCAACTTCTCTTATATCTGAGAATAACACAATTTCTGGGGGAACATCACCTCTTGCAGTCCCAAATGTACCTGAAGATGTTGCAGAATTAACCCAAGTATCACAATCGTCACATACAGATATAAGCCAGGAGTCTGGGGAAGCCTCACCCTTTACATCTTTAGATATAAGCAAAACCCAAGGTGTTATAGAAGAAGCGCCACCTCAACAAATTACCGATGACAACAAGGAAGACAAAACACCATCTCTGACAGTTTTAAGGCAAGCTGACACAGTGTTAGGGGAATCCCCACCAGACAGCACATTGGAAGGGGAAGCTTCATCTCCGGAAGTAGTAGACGTAAGCCAAAAGGAGGAGAGAAATCAAAAAGAATTATCGCAGACTCTACACCCCCAAAGGCCAAATGGTGTCCAAATCTTAAACAGTGTGACAAAATTGGCTTACCCAATGCTGGAGCAAATAAACATTCCCAAAAAGCGGCGTCGAGGTAGACATAGAAAGATCAAAAGACCAATGTTGCCTGCAAAGGACGATGGGGCAAAGGACAAGGAGTTGGCTTGCCCAATGCAAGGGGAAGAAAACACTCAAGAAAAGCAGGATCCAGGTGGaccaagaaaaagaagaaaagttcaAGATCCAATATTGCCAGGAGAAGACAGTATCACAGAAGTGTCTTGCCCAGTGCAGGAGCCGATAGTGATCCCCCCAAAACGGGGTCGAGGTAGACCaaggaaggtacatgtaggattaCCAGCCAAAGAAGGTCCAGTATTTCCAGCTAAAGATTATCCAATAAGGTCCAGAGTGATTAAGAAGAGAGGTCGAGGAAGACCAAGGAAGTACCCACATCCTGGTGAGCATTCCCATGTACCTTGTACCAACAAACACAATATACCTCACATCAACCAACAGCTGGAAGCCTTGTCAAGAAAGAGGAAAAAGGAAGAGGACTTGCATAATGAATGCCCGCCAGCAAAGAGGAGAAGGCTGAGGCCACGCCAGTCAGACAAGATAAGACTTTGCCCCACGGTAGAAATGAATCAAGCAACTCCTAGTGTACAGCAAGGCTGTGAGCAATCAGTGTGTTTGGACTCAACAGACCCAGGCATTCTGtcatctaggtcaacagctgttgCTCCTAAGGGAAAACAGGGACATGACAGACTGTGTGAAGAGGGCAATAAAGAAATGCCCATCTCGGCTCATGGTGATGAAGATAGGTTAGCCAGGATGCATAAAGAGCAACCAACAGTTGGCACTTGTCACCTGGTCAAAAGAAGAAGGGGAAGGCCCCCTAAGAACATGGGCAAATTTGCCTCCACTTCAAATAAAGGGCAGAATACATTAACTTTAGATCCATTGCAGGTAGTGCCCCTGAAATACACCTTGTCAGTTGACCTGACTCGTATCAATCACCAAATGGAGGGACACTTAAACCCAACTGACTATGCTAAGAACAAGACATGGAATAATGTatctgaaaagaaaaggaaggCCAGGGAGTTGATTGCAAGGAGCCTCAGACTTAGGAACCACAAAAGATCTAGTGGGAGGAAAGAAGCTGATGCTGAAAGTGTTCTCAGACTCCAAAGTCTTAGGCAAactgaaggaaggaaagaagttACAGTTCCAATTGAGAAGGAGACACCAAAGAAGAAAAGCAAGTCTCCCCTAAAGTGCAGGTATTCTATGGCTCTGCTGTCTTGTAGTCAATGTGATTTTGCCACCATTGAAGAGAAAAAGATGGAACAACATTGCGAGAAGACTGGCCACATGGCTGCAAGCTCTGCTTCACTAGGAGAGATAGAACAGAAGAAACCCAATGCAAATGGGAGggtgtacaaatgtagcaactGTAGCtacaagaacaagaagaaatcCCAGGTGCTACGACACAAGGCAAGATGTGATAAAAACATTGTCCGTGTATTGAGGCAGGTCCCTCAAAGCAGCAAAGAGAAAGACATCCAATCATCTAAGGGCATGAAGAAATACAGTCAGTCTCACTATGACCCTTTGAGTAAGATATATCTATCGTGCAACCAATGTCCGTTCAAGACCTTCCGTAAGAACAATCTGAGGATCCACAAAGAACACCATGATCCCAGGTGCAAGCACAGGAAGCACACATGTCAGCTGTGCTCCTACGGGTGCAACGGCAAAGATGACTTTCAGAAACACTTGCAGTTGCATAAGCAGGACAGAGCCATTACAGTAGAACCTGCTGTGAGTGGGACAGCTGAGCAGATCCCACTCACAGCAGAGCAGACTAATGTAATAGAGAATGAGACTACAGGAGATGGAGACGCTCTTGTCGGCAACAGTGATGTGTCAGACGATGAGGAAGATGATGTTAAAATGAAATGTCCACATTGTCcctttgaaacacacgtcccaCTCTCTCTTGAGCTGCACGTAAAACATCACAAAGACATCTGTCCCCACAACCAACTCCAGTGCAAGTTCTGCACATTTTTTTGCAAGACACAAACCCACATGACAAGACACGTGAAATTACACAAAGTGGCAGCAGAACCACTAAGAGAAGAAAATCATCTCAACAACATCTGTGACGTGGAAAAGCAAGCTTTTTATGCTTATGACTTTGACCTGAACCAGGAAAACTGTCCAGAAAAGATTGGCGTACACTCTACAGTGACCAAACAAACTGAGGTGAAAGAGCAGCATGTCTGTGGGAAATGTACTGTAGTCTTCAGATCCAGATATCGGCTGCTCATACACAAAATCCAGCATGAAACAGGAACCTACCTACGCTGTGAAGAGTGCAAGTTTAGGACAAAGAAGCAAAAGAAGTATCAGTTCTTGGCACATTTGAATGCTCACTTCAACATGAAGCCGTACAAGTGTAAGTTCTGCCCTTACAGAGCAGGCTGTTACAGCACTGTCTTCAAGCACATCCTGAAGTCCCACAACACCAAACACTCCAGATACAGGTGTAATAAGTGCTCCTTCTCCTGCAAGGGCCTTGGTTGGCTAAAGCGTCATCAGAAGCTGCATCTCCAAGGGCAGGTCGTTCCCATGGAGGGGAACAAATATGGGAAATATGACATAGAGGTTGAGAACATCATTGTCTGTGGCAAGTACAAGCAGAAGAAGATGGATGGACAAGATGAGGCCATGCGCACAACAGATGGTGTTAGCTCCACCGCCATGGTTTCACCGCAGAAACATGCGGGGATCAGGTGAGTTCGCAAGTACCGTAGCAAACTAGCATTTGAATAATTtcttttcaaagattttaacaCTCACATAACTTCCAACTGTAACAAGTATGATATtgctgtcatttaccagtatggaattattatagtttctcattagttatgcaaattaggtc contains these protein-coding regions:
- the LOC136430435 gene encoding uncharacterized protein: MPPTPETCGKARSSQLSSHKKGCKVQKAPTGQQSTVKVRKCSLRLRNQESSQTKKPEGFSEVLKSMAEDVRRGSSKGESLTEGAKGLDQTDRSSELTKISRTGNRKDNKQDHVTNNRTTQVSSHGKFAAVDSRQRTLRNSLKVGPSNKEKPDMCQEKTSIRNGQLKSSSSGTSLEGNLANHRTEPKKVPKARTKSLLSMRVALTDVELGSTEDNTLFKTGVERKKDPPSSPGYTVVNAPKNRNTNVKGAFPYTGIGRPSKHNIPTVSITPGLNSSVSHTIAKDKDGNKANGMEVQTCKIAKLRGNGSAIEWIQVDLTEASINDYIKSKKAKLAEDEKAAYGGRKKEKTYYVTGNVVETSVRQGCNKKVVPKNASKTNHSSKTVHVSENVGNSRNRNKQSVFKVVPDDNKKARQQTVVMTPKKMFSCIHTDCTFSTDYESRLKRHLRSHGSATANATDCPQYDPKEKTLHQTNTLADDIDTTVETITLDDEIKSKPNNCEGQKVMHKKEQGQTSVREAHIKEPHPEVRGQQQGIGEMEGKPENNQQRDNEKEKHLERVVQALEEDEVNSKVEQVPLQNSGKENHSETVLQAIEQDQVKDEVKVMSVIHEQETSGKKTNSETTVEKQHQLKVQKESVVSQKEIPTIETDSEIVQQVEQQQTTLEDDDNAVINQQETAGTETDSEKVAQDKHQQQKMLEEDSTVVEKQQESTRKEHHSEKVVQDRQQQQVALEEDDIDVVNQQGSTVKETDSEAVEQVMQQQQTTLKDDYSAVTNQQETAGNKTDSETVVQDRQQQQQMMLEEDITAVKKQQEPAGNQTDSEIVVQDRQQQQVALEEDDTAAVVNQQETARNESDLETVVQVRQQQQVALEEDDIDVVYQQGSTAEETDSETVVQVRQQQQVALEEDDIDVVYQQGSTAEETDSETVVQDRQQQQVALEEDDTAAVVNQQETARNESDLETVVQVRQQQQVALEEDDIDVVYQQGSTAEETDSETVVQVRQQQQVALEEDDIDVVYQQGSTAEETDSETVVQDRQQQQVALEEDDAAAVVNQQETARNENESETVVQVRQQQQIMLEEDDTAVNEQQETVRKETDSEKDVHLRQQQQVALGEDDIAAVDQQETTGKETDSEAVEQVKQQQQIMLEEDGTAVINQQETNGRETDSETFVQDKQQQQQMMLEEDITAVKKQQEPAGKEHHSETVVQDRQQQQVALEEGDTAAVVNQQEITGKETDSEKVVQDRQQQQIMLEEDDTAVINRQETNREETDPKTSAEDTEPIKVVSEDKDIPVIHQLETIKEEDNSEMAVGDHQEVEEDKDVPVVSQQETDIADPSLEVPLECDGQTDSADRVGCVTDDDSEATDVYSFTEDNSTHGMDVELGTMKTFPDPVQQHSVTVGQVQSTDVGQFVQTSTDTNITVPDDQSDEECQDAETASVEASSTATDTSQGETVMTEVSHVEGRSQEDTMMKETPSLGGTKSSRDDTITGEATSLISENNTISGGTSPLAVPNVPEDVAELTQVSQSSHTDISQESGEASPFTSLDISKTQGVIEEAPPQQITDDNKEDKTPSLTVLRQADTVLGESPPDSTLEGEASSPEVVDVSQKEERNQKELSQTLHPQRPNGVQILNSVTKLAYPMLEQINIPKKRRRGRHRKIKRPMLPAKDDGAKDKELACPMQGEENTQEKQDPGGPRKRRKVQDPILPGEDSITEVSCPVQEPIVIPPKRGRGRPRKVHVGLPAKEGPVFPAKDYPIRSRVIKKRGRGRPRKYPHPGEHSHVPCTNKHNIPHINQQLEALSRKRKKEEDLHNECPPAKRRRLRPRQSDKIRLCPTVEMNQATPSVQQGCEQSVCLDSTDPGILSSRSTAVAPKGKQGHDRLCEEGNKEMPISAHGDEDRLARMHKEQPTVGTCHLVKRRRGRPPKNMGKFASTSNKGQNTLTLDPLQVVPLKYTLSVDLTRINHQMEGHLNPTDYAKNKTWNNVSEKKRKARELIARSLRLRNHKRSSGRKEADAESVLRLQSLRQTEGRKEVTVPIEKETPKKKSKSPLKCRYSMALLSCSQCDFATIEEKKMEQHCEKTGHMAASSASLGEIEQKKPNANGRVYKCSNCSYKNKKKSQVLRHKARCDKNIVRVLRQVPQSSKEKDIQSSKGMKKYSQSHYDPLSKIYLSCNQCPFKTFRKNNLRIHKEHHDPRCKHRKHTCQLCSYGCNGKDDFQKHLQLHKQDRAITVEPAVSGTAEQIPLTAEQTNVIENETTGDGDALVGNSDVSDDEEDDVKMKCPHCPFETHVPLSLELHVKHHKDICPHNQLQCKFCTFFCKTQTHMTRHVKLHKVAAEPLREENHLNNICDVEKQAFYAYDFDLNQENCPEKIGVHSTVTKQTEVKEQHVCGKCTVVFRSRYRLLIHKIQHETGTYLRCEECKFRTKKQKKYQFLAHLNAHFNMKPYKCKFCPYRAGCYSTVFKHILKSHNTKHSRYRCNKCSFSCKGLGWLKRHQKLHLQGQVVPMEGNKYGKYDIEVENIIVCGKYKQKKMDGQDEAMRTTDGVSSTAMVSPQKHAGISCVREVQNTTDGSVEFWFLCRFCGKMHVDQESWFAHVQRHIISSAWHPKNALSSQPAQREETYPTIGSPRGMLCPGEESESRQQHVVMEKHSDTDCQSEDALDTAEEYNYAGIQGNVDATASQKCDDGKEWSRENSLKEDLEETADCSASLEGSREEDADVTGNQLLRNRLNSTDSTVACLQDSNPCGSGSTLDTDDDSDLPPLLKTTNELELAFVFPPDKQAELIREQLAQHETASIGSEDNPVPSLQEIEPEGHEEPTYLPHCDNGSSASCSGSMLGSSDDRLSSVGNLMSEQREEETGTDLSAWISALQYDQTSEVEGAICATVPGLPPGKTIRCQFCGLQFDSQLTFLQHKMRHLQ